A DNA window from Onychostoma macrolepis isolate SWU-2019 chromosome 13, ASM1243209v1, whole genome shotgun sequence contains the following coding sequences:
- the tuba4l gene encoding LOW QUALITY PROTEIN: tubulin, alpha 4 like (The sequence of the model RefSeq protein was modified relative to this genomic sequence to represent the inferred CDS: inserted 1 base in 1 codon) translates to MRECISIHIGQAGIQMGNSCWELYCLEHGFQPDGTIINDGSSLVDSSFGTFFSETGAGKYVPRAVFIDLEPTVVDEIRNGHYRQLYHPEQLISGKEDAANNYARGHYTIGKEIVDSVLDRMRKMADQCTGLQGFLIFHSFGGGTGSGFTSLLMERLSVDYGKKSKLEFSVYPAPQVSTAVVEPYNSILTTHTTLEHSDCSFMVDNEAIFDICKRNLDIERPSYTNLNRLIAQIVSSITASLRFDGALNVDLTEFQTNLVPYPRIHFPXVTYSPIISAEKAYHEQLSVPEITNACFEPANQMVKCDPRRGKYMACCLLYRGDVVPKDVNAAIANIKTRRSIQFVDWCPTGFKVGINYQPPTVVPGGDLAKVQRAVCMLSNTTAIAEAWGRLDHKFDLMYAKRAFVHWYVGEGMEEGEFSEAREDMAALEKDYEEVGADSTDDGVEDEEEY, encoded by the exons ATG AGGGAGTGTATTTCCATACATATTGGTCAGGCAGGTATCCAGATGGGTAACTCCTGCTGGGAGCTGTACTGTTTGGAGCATGGCTTCCAGCCTGATGGCACCATTATCAATGATGGCAGCTCCCTGGTTGACTCCTCTTTTGGCACTTTCTTCAGTGAAACTGGTGCTGGGAAGTATGTTCCTCGTGCAGTTTTCATTGACTTAGAGCCGACAGTTGTTG ATGAGATCCGTAATGGACACTATCGACAACTGTACCACCCTGAGCAGCTCATCAGTGGCAAGGAGGACGCTGCCAATAATTATGCTCGCGGTCACTATACCATCGGCAAAGAGATTGTAGACTCTGTGCTTGACCGGATGCGCAAAATG GCGGACCAGTGCACCGGTCTGCAGGGGTTCCTGATCTTTCACAGCTTTGGTGGTGGAACAGGCTCTGGTTTCACATCTCTACTGATGGAGCGACTGTCTGTCGACTACGGTAAAAAGTCAAAGTTGGAATTCTCCGTATATCCTGCCCCACAAGTTAGCACTGCTGTGGTGGAGCCCTACAACTCGATCCTTACAACCCACACTACTCTGGAGCACTCCGACTGCTCCTTCATGGTGGATAACGAAGCCATCTTTGACATCTGCAAGCGAAATCTCGATATTGAGCGTCCCTCCTACACCAACCTGAACCGGCTCATCGCCCAGATCGTGTCCTCCATTACGGCATCACTGCGCTTTGATGGAGCCCTAAATGTGGACCTTACAGAGTTCCAGACCAACCTAGTCCCGTACCCACGCATCCACTTTC TGGTCACCTACTCCCCTATCATTTCCGCCGAGAAGGCCTATCACGAGCAGCTCTCCGTACCAGAGATCACCAACGCCTGCTTTGAGCCGGCGAACCAGATGGTAAAGTGCGACCCTCGCCGTGGAAAATACATGGCCTGCTGTTTGCTGTACCGTGGTGATGTGGTTCCGAAAGATGTGAACGCTGCCATAGCCAACATCAAGACTCGCCGCTCCATCCAATTTGTAGACTGGTGTCCCACAGGGTTCAAGGTTGGCATCAACTACCAGCCTCCCACCGTTGTCCCAGGAGGGGATCTGGCCAAGGTGCAGAGGGCCGTCTGCATGTTGAGCAACACCACTGCTATTGCAGAGGCGTGGGGCCGCCTGGACCACAAGTTTGACCTGATGTATGCAAAGAGGGCTTTTGTGCACTGGTACGTGGGTGAAGGGATGGAGGAAGGGGAGTTCTCGGAGGCGCGAGAGGACATGGCTGCTCTGGAGAAAGACTACGAGGAGGTTGGTGCGGATTCCACTGATGACGGTGTGGAGGATGAAGAGGAGTATTAA